One Nicotiana sylvestris chromosome 12, ASM39365v2, whole genome shotgun sequence genomic window carries:
- the LOC138883767 gene encoding uncharacterized protein yields MFLLARPEAESSDAVITGTVPVCSRNASVLFDPGSTYSYVSSYFASYLVVPHDSLNAPMYVSTHVGDAIIVDRIYCSFVVTIGSFEICIDLLLLDMVDFDVILGMDWMSPYHAILDCHAKTMTLDLSGFP; encoded by the coding sequence atgtttcttctagctaggcctgaggctgagtcatctgatgcggttatcacaggtacaGTTCCAGTTTGCAGTAGAAATGCCTCAGTACTATTTGATCCGGgttctacttattcctacgtgtcatcctattttgcttcatatttagttgtgcctcatgattctttgaatGCCCCTATGTATGTGTCCACCCATGTGGGAGATGCTATCATTGTAGATCGTATTTATTGTTCATTTGTGGTTACCATTGGGAGTTTTGAGATTTgtatagatctcctacttctcgatatggtcgattttgatgtcatcttgGGGATGGATTGGATGTCTCcctatcatgctatattggattgtcacgccaagacgatGACTTTAGACTTGTCAGGGTTTCcttga